A stretch of bacterium DNA encodes these proteins:
- a CDS encoding aconitate hydratase, with translation MGLTIAEKIISRHLAGGEMKAGREVALRVDQTLTQDATGTMAYLEFETLGLPRVKVELGVSYVDHNTLQGGFENADDHRFLQTFASRYGLYFSRPGNGICHQIHLERFGRPGAVLLGSDSHTPTGGGLGMLAIGVGGLEIAAALAGRPYSVLMPEIFEIRLEGSLRPWVSAKDVILAVLRELSVKGGVGKILEYTGPGVESLSVPERATIANMGAETGATTSVFPSDRRTREFLAEQGREEDWTELNPDPSASYAARLLLNLDSLEPLAACPHSPDRVRPVRELAGIEVDQVCIGSCTNSSWKDLATAAAVLEGKVVPPRTSLVISPGSRQVMSRLARDGGLDKLISAGARIMENACGPCIGMGQAPPSRGVSLRTYNRNFKGRSGTADAEVYLVSPETAAVSALRGAIVDPREAGTPPVLPASSPVTVDDSMIVPPSAHPETVEVVKGPNISSVPLGERLPVSLEGRILTRVGDNVTTDDIMPAGARILPLRSNIEKISRYVFRDLDPGFVAAADRARRDEAAGVIVGGENYGQGSSREHAALAPRYLGVRAVLARSFARIHRANLINFGILPLVLSAADAETLPPPGAQANFPALREETEAGAPITVDFPGQGRSIRTVLLLSPREREIVLAGGLLNLLKLESGAG, from the coding sequence ATGGGACTGACGATCGCGGAAAAAATCATATCCCGGCACCTGGCCGGCGGAGAGATGAAGGCGGGTCGTGAAGTCGCGCTCAGGGTCGATCAGACGCTGACCCAGGACGCTACCGGGACCATGGCCTATCTCGAATTCGAAACCCTGGGTCTGCCCCGGGTCAAGGTGGAACTGGGGGTCAGCTACGTCGACCACAACACCCTCCAGGGCGGGTTCGAAAACGCCGACGACCACCGGTTCCTGCAGACCTTCGCGTCCCGCTACGGGCTCTATTTCTCCCGTCCCGGCAACGGGATCTGCCATCAGATTCATCTCGAGCGTTTCGGCCGTCCCGGAGCCGTGCTCCTGGGGTCGGACAGCCATACCCCCACCGGGGGAGGGCTGGGGATGTTGGCCATCGGCGTCGGGGGCCTGGAGATAGCGGCGGCGCTGGCCGGGCGCCCCTACTCCGTGCTCATGCCCGAGATTTTCGAGATCCGCCTGGAAGGGAGCCTCCGGCCGTGGGTGAGCGCCAAAGACGTCATTCTCGCGGTACTGCGGGAACTTTCGGTGAAAGGCGGGGTCGGGAAGATTCTCGAATACACCGGCCCGGGCGTCGAGAGCCTCTCCGTCCCCGAGCGCGCCACCATCGCCAACATGGGCGCCGAAACCGGGGCGACGACTTCCGTTTTCCCTTCGGACCGCCGGACCCGGGAATTCCTGGCGGAGCAGGGAAGGGAGGAAGACTGGACGGAACTGAACCCCGACCCTTCGGCGAGTTACGCCGCCCGGCTCCTCCTGAACCTGGATTCCCTGGAACCGCTGGCCGCATGCCCCCACTCCCCGGACCGGGTGCGTCCGGTTCGGGAGTTGGCCGGGATCGAAGTGGACCAGGTCTGCATCGGGAGCTGCACCAATTCTTCCTGGAAGGATCTGGCCACCGCGGCCGCGGTGCTGGAGGGAAAGGTAGTCCCGCCCCGGACGAGCCTGGTCATCTCCCCCGGTTCCCGCCAGGTCATGAGCCGCTTGGCCCGGGACGGGGGGTTGGACAAGCTGATTTCGGCGGGGGCCCGGATCATGGAAAACGCCTGCGGCCCCTGCATCGGGATGGGCCAGGCGCCCCCCTCCCGGGGGGTCAGCCTGAGGACCTACAACCGCAACTTCAAGGGACGCAGCGGGACCGCGGACGCCGAAGTTTATCTGGTTTCGCCCGAGACGGCCGCGGTTTCGGCACTGCGGGGAGCGATCGTGGACCCGCGCGAGGCGGGGACCCCGCCGGTCCTGCCCGCGTCCTCGCCCGTGACCGTCGACGATTCCATGATCGTCCCCCCCTCGGCGCATCCGGAAACGGTCGAGGTGGTCAAAGGACCGAATATATCGTCGGTTCCGCTGGGCGAACGGCTTCCGGTTTCTCTGGAGGGGCGGATACTGACCAGGGTCGGAGACAATGTGACCACCGACGACATCATGCCGGCGGGTGCCCGGATCCTGCCTCTGCGCTCCAATATCGAGAAGATTTCCCGGTATGTGTTCCGGGATTTGGACCCCGGATTCGTCGCGGCGGCCGACCGGGCGCGCCGTGATGAAGCCGCCGGGGTCATCGTCGGCGGAGAGAACTATGGGCAGGGCTCCAGCCGGGAGCACGCGGCCCTGGCGCCCCGCTACCTGGGAGTGCGGGCGGTCCTAGCCCGGTCTTTCGCCCGGATTCATCGAGCCAACCTGATCAACTTCGGAATTCTCCCTCTGGTTCTGAGCGCCGCCGACGCCGAGACGCTGCCCCCGCCGGGAGCTCAGGCGAATTTCCCGGCTCTCCGGGAAGAGACCGAGGCGGGAGCGCCGATAACCGTGGACTTCCCCGGGCAGGGCCGGAGCATCCGGACCGTACTGCTCCTCAGTCCGCGGGAGCGGGAAATCGTCCTGGCCGGCGGTCTTCTCAACCTCCTCAAGCTCGAATCCGGGGCCGGGTGA
- a CDS encoding PAS domain S-box protein, whose translation MNSGAGGNREAVRSDNPGPDRSGEGVPAPPAADSGTRAYGRWFRIAVAAVMLAGTLATWRVARREDAHMRDDILTEARMVANAVNWNLVDNLTASDRDLDSPDYRRLKERLSMVRSANPRYRFIYLMGEWPGKGVFFFVDSEPPTSPDYSPPGQRYPEAQKILLDVFSRGEEAVEGPVSDRWGTWVSALVPLLDPETGKVTAVLGMDIGAGPWQAEIREACVLPIAITLLIVALLGGFYMVRRGADQARFNFEIFFNSVEDFLFVLDCDGRIQHVNETVVRRLGYHREELRRRGLGSLCPSIPPGADDAALARTMIEEKSPSSLRHLESRDGRVIPVETTATPGLWNNRPACFVVCKDFSLLQQSEDRFARAFNSSAVLMAVSSLQDGRFLDVNEMFCSTLEYSRSEIIGQSYERLGIFAEESAYAGLLQALKEGSPPRNEEVEVRTKGGAVRQALLSADMIEIADQHCVLMVLTDISKRKRAEEELLAAYERSQRQQDVVARLSVSPHLASGKVRELSLQLTELAAEAVGVARAGVWLFDDMEEELMCLDLYESKIGRHSAGMVLTRREYRDEFEALSRSKYLDADDALRDPRTAGYVESYLKPLQITSMLDAVIRASGRNLGVLCLEHVRQPHRWTPDEVTFACQLADQVALSIVNQERNLAEEERLEMERRFFHVQKLESLGVMAGGIAHDFNNLLAAIMGNLELGLRDLEPESPLRPRLQAAVEAVKRATNLTRQMLAYSGGGKVFPSPLNLNELVTGNMEMLRRAVPAGVEIDCRLGGGLSPILGDSGQVHQVLVNLLTNAAEAIGAGPGTIRLGTGEMDCDGTYLRSSRLTEKPLPGKFVWLEVADTGCGMDDDTLQRLFDPFFTRKFTGRGLGMAAVLGIVRGHHGAIFVESRAGAGTTVRVLFPAAPEEAGKSRIPAAPAVAGEVLPETLPGTALVVDDEAIVLEVCAAFLEKLGMKAVTVSGGREALERFRRSPDGFDCVILDLTMPGMDGFATFEALRSLDPGVKVVLCSGYNEAEATERFQGMGLAGFLHKPYELEELRAILAAALVSPS comes from the coding sequence ATGAATAGCGGGGCGGGGGGGAACCGAGAAGCTGTTCGGAGCGACAATCCCGGGCCGGATCGAAGCGGGGAAGGGGTTCCGGCTCCGCCCGCCGCCGATTCGGGGACGCGGGCTTACGGCCGTTGGTTCCGGATCGCCGTCGCCGCGGTCATGCTCGCGGGCACGCTGGCCACCTGGCGGGTGGCGCGCCGGGAAGACGCCCACATGCGCGACGATATTCTCACCGAAGCCAGGATGGTGGCCAACGCCGTCAACTGGAACCTGGTGGATAACCTGACGGCCTCCGACCGGGATCTGGATTCCCCCGATTATCGGCGGCTCAAGGAAAGGCTGAGCATGGTCCGTTCCGCCAACCCCCGCTATCGTTTCATTTATCTCATGGGGGAATGGCCCGGGAAGGGGGTGTTTTTCTTCGTCGATTCCGAGCCGCCGACGTCCCCGGATTATTCTCCTCCGGGACAACGGTATCCGGAGGCTCAGAAAATTCTTCTCGATGTTTTTTCCCGGGGGGAGGAGGCGGTGGAAGGACCGGTTTCGGACCGGTGGGGAACATGGGTAAGCGCCCTGGTGCCTCTTCTCGACCCCGAAACGGGAAAGGTGACGGCGGTGCTGGGGATGGATATCGGCGCCGGGCCCTGGCAGGCGGAAATCCGGGAAGCCTGCGTCCTCCCGATCGCGATCACCCTGTTGATCGTCGCGTTGCTCGGGGGGTTTTATATGGTCCGCCGCGGCGCCGACCAGGCGCGGTTCAACTTCGAAATCTTCTTCAATTCGGTGGAAGATTTTCTCTTCGTACTCGACTGCGACGGGAGAATCCAGCACGTCAACGAGACGGTCGTCCGCCGGCTCGGCTATCACCGGGAGGAACTGCGGAGACGGGGGCTGGGTTCCCTCTGCCCTTCCATCCCCCCGGGCGCGGACGACGCCGCGCTGGCCCGGACGATGATCGAGGAGAAGAGCCCGTCTTCGCTGAGGCATCTGGAAAGCCGCGACGGACGGGTGATACCGGTCGAAACCACCGCCACCCCGGGCCTCTGGAACAACCGTCCCGCCTGCTTCGTCGTCTGCAAGGATTTCTCCCTCCTCCAACAGTCCGAAGACCGTTTCGCCCGCGCTTTCAACTCCAGCGCGGTGCTGATGGCCGTTTCCAGTCTTCAGGACGGCCGGTTTCTGGACGTCAACGAGATGTTCTGCTCCACCCTGGAGTATTCCCGGTCCGAGATCATCGGGCAGAGTTACGAGCGGCTGGGCATCTTCGCCGAGGAATCGGCGTATGCCGGGTTGCTCCAGGCGCTGAAGGAGGGCAGCCCTCCCCGCAACGAGGAGGTGGAGGTGCGGACCAAGGGAGGAGCCGTCCGCCAGGCGCTGCTCTCCGCCGATATGATCGAGATCGCCGACCAGCACTGCGTCCTCATGGTCCTGACCGACATCAGCAAGCGCAAGCGCGCCGAAGAAGAGCTCCTGGCCGCCTATGAGCGCAGCCAGCGCCAGCAGGACGTGGTGGCCCGGCTTTCCGTCTCTCCCCATCTGGCCTCGGGCAAAGTGAGGGAACTTTCGCTTCAGCTCACGGAGTTGGCCGCCGAGGCGGTGGGCGTGGCCAGGGCCGGCGTCTGGCTCTTCGACGACATGGAAGAAGAATTGATGTGCCTGGACCTCTACGAATCCAAGATCGGCCGCCATTCGGCGGGGATGGTCCTCACCCGCCGCGAATACCGCGACGAATTCGAAGCCTTGAGCCGGAGCAAGTATCTCGACGCCGACGACGCCCTCCGAGACCCCCGGACCGCGGGCTACGTGGAGAGCTACCTCAAGCCGCTCCAGATCACCTCGATGCTGGACGCGGTCATCCGCGCCTCCGGGCGTAACCTCGGAGTCCTCTGCCTCGAACACGTCCGCCAACCCCACCGCTGGACTCCCGATGAGGTCACCTTCGCCTGCCAGCTCGCCGATCAGGTGGCGCTTTCGATCGTCAACCAAGAGCGCAACCTGGCCGAGGAAGAGCGCCTGGAGATGGAACGGCGTTTTTTCCACGTCCAGAAACTCGAAAGCCTGGGGGTGATGGCGGGCGGCATCGCCCATGACTTCAACAACCTCCTCGCCGCCATCATGGGGAACCTGGAATTGGGGTTGCGCGATCTGGAACCGGAGTCCCCGCTCCGCCCCCGCCTGCAGGCCGCCGTGGAAGCGGTGAAACGGGCCACGAACCTGACCAGGCAGATGCTGGCTTATTCGGGCGGGGGCAAAGTATTTCCCTCCCCGCTCAATCTCAACGAGCTGGTCACCGGGAACATGGAGATGCTCCGGAGGGCGGTCCCCGCGGGCGTCGAGATCGATTGCCGCCTGGGAGGGGGGCTTTCCCCGATCCTGGGAGATTCCGGCCAGGTGCACCAGGTTCTGGTCAACCTGCTCACCAACGCCGCCGAGGCCATCGGCGCCGGTCCGGGAACCATCCGTCTCGGCACCGGCGAGATGGATTGCGACGGGACGTACCTGCGCTCCAGCCGGCTGACCGAAAAACCCCTTCCGGGAAAGTTCGTCTGGCTCGAAGTCGCCGATACCGGCTGCGGGATGGACGACGACACCCTGCAGCGCCTCTTCGATCCCTTCTTCACGCGGAAATTCACGGGCCGGGGCCTGGGCATGGCGGCGGTCCTGGGGATCGTGCGGGGCCACCACGGGGCTATTTTCGTGGAAAGCCGGGCGGGGGCGGGAACCACGGTACGGGTCCTGTTCCCCGCCGCTCCGGAAGAAGCGGGGAAGAGCCGTATTCCCGCCGCGCCCGCCGTCGCCGGAGAGGTTTTGCCGGAGACCCTGCCGGGAACCGCGCTGGTGGTCGACGACGAAGCCATCGTCCTCGAAGTCTGCGCGGCGTTTCTGGAAAAGCTGGGGATGAAGGCCGTAACCGTCTCCGGAGGCCGGGAAGCGCTGGAACGCTTCCGCCGCTCCCCGGATGGCTTCGATTGCGTCATTCTCGATCTGACCATGCCGGGGATGGACGGTTTCGCCACCTTCGAGGCTTTGCGTTCCCTGGACCCGGGGGTCAAGGTCGTGCTCTGCAGCGGCTACAACGAAGCCGAAGCCACCGAGCGCTTCCAGGGGATGGGGCTGGCCGGGTTCCTGCACAAGCCCTACGAATTGGAAGAGCTGCGCGCGATCCTGGCGGCGGCGCTGGTATCCCCTTCCTGA
- a CDS encoding pyridoxal phosphate-dependent aminotransferase, protein MKVSQRLSRISPSLTLAVTGKAKAMKKEGIDVISFAAGEPDFDTPAFIRAAACRAIEEGKTRYTPAKGMPELVEAVREKFLRENGLEYSASQIVISCGAKHSLYNAFTAVLDPGDEVIIPSPYWVTYPEQVGLAGGVPVFLDSREDQGYRLDFEALQAALSPRTRAIVVASPCNPSGGIYPVEDLEKIADLAVSRGLIVVSDEIYEHLVFDGFRSVSIASLSPKIKDHTIVVNGVSKAYAMTGWRIGYLAAPEPVAKAISSFQSHSTSNPATMTQYAALAALKGDQGCVEEMRLAFEGRRDAIMDRFSRIEGITCVRPTGTFYTFPNISAFGLGSLELADRLLEEARIAVVPGIAFGWDTNIRMSFADSLENIMRGIDRFEEFLSRLRV, encoded by the coding sequence ATGAAAGTTTCTCAAAGACTCAGCCGAATCAGTCCTTCCCTGACGCTGGCCGTCACCGGCAAAGCCAAGGCCATGAAGAAGGAAGGAATCGACGTGATCAGTTTCGCCGCCGGAGAACCGGATTTCGACACCCCCGCCTTCATCCGGGCCGCGGCCTGCCGGGCGATCGAGGAGGGCAAGACCCGCTATACTCCGGCCAAGGGAATGCCGGAACTGGTGGAAGCGGTCCGGGAGAAATTCCTGCGGGAAAACGGGCTGGAATACTCCGCCTCCCAGATCGTCATCTCCTGCGGGGCCAAGCATTCCCTGTACAACGCCTTCACCGCCGTGCTCGATCCCGGGGACGAGGTGATCATTCCATCCCCTTATTGGGTGACATACCCGGAACAGGTGGGGTTGGCCGGAGGGGTCCCGGTGTTTCTCGACTCCCGGGAAGACCAGGGCTACCGTCTCGACTTCGAGGCCCTGCAGGCGGCGCTCAGCCCCCGGACCCGCGCCATCGTGGTCGCCAGCCCCTGCAACCCCAGCGGAGGCATCTACCCGGTCGAGGACCTGGAGAAAATCGCCGACCTGGCCGTGAGCCGGGGACTGATCGTCGTCAGCGACGAGATTTACGAACACCTGGTTTTCGACGGATTCCGGTCCGTGTCCATCGCCTCCCTCTCGCCGAAGATCAAAGACCATACCATCGTCGTCAACGGCGTTTCCAAGGCCTACGCCATGACCGGTTGGAGAATCGGGTACCTCGCCGCCCCGGAACCGGTGGCGAAAGCGATCAGCTCCTTTCAATCCCATTCCACATCCAACCCCGCCACCATGACCCAGTACGCGGCGCTGGCCGCCTTGAAAGGAGACCAGGGGTGCGTCGAGGAGATGCGCCTCGCTTTCGAGGGTCGCCGGGACGCGATCATGGACCGCTTTTCCCGGATCGAAGGCATAACCTGCGTGCGCCCGACCGGGACCTTCTACACCTTTCCCAATATTTCCGCATTCGGCCTCGGCTCCCTGGAACTGGCGGACCGGCTTCTGGAGGAAGCCCGGATCGCCGTGGTTCCGGGGATCGCTTTCGGCTGGGATACCAATATCCGCATGTCGTTCGCCGATTCCCTGGAAAACATCATGAGGGGGATCGACCGCTTCGAGGAGTTCCTCTCCCGGCTCCGGGTTTGA
- a CDS encoding nucleoside-diphosphate kinase, which produces MSAQLAAVWINPYTIEKSRTGGVIARLLSLTTCELVAARMFAPSRELVEKQCRLIGIKGSPEARMVREHIRGYMREHWLTRDESGLKPRVLVLLFRGENAIAELREHVVGPISRDSILGETVRDTYGDYIKDQQGRVRYFEPAVFIIPEISEAEAYLRLWARYSDRDGGILSRCCCFPPSVTTETTLVMLKPGNFKGPSSVAGNVIDIISRTGLKIVGAKIIQMSVAQAEKFYQPVAEELPERMENRVLSPLKHALAETFDFEIPETDLMKMVNILKKLMGRAEFDRIIETMSGVDPRRARGAAARRAPGPEKCLALLYRGPNAISSIREVLGATDPTKARWATIRKMYAHSINENVAHASDSRENFEREIAILEIQRNDFKRIISEFYRKK; this is translated from the coding sequence ATGTCGGCTCAACTTGCGGCGGTGTGGATCAATCCCTATACCATCGAAAAATCGCGCACCGGCGGAGTGATCGCCAGGCTTCTGTCGCTCACCACCTGCGAATTGGTGGCAGCCCGGATGTTCGCCCCCAGCCGCGAACTGGTGGAAAAACAATGCCGTCTGATCGGGATCAAGGGATCGCCGGAAGCCCGGATGGTGCGGGAGCATATCCGCGGCTACATGCGCGAGCACTGGCTGACCCGGGACGAGAGCGGCCTCAAGCCCCGGGTCCTGGTTCTGCTTTTCCGGGGAGAAAACGCCATCGCCGAACTCCGGGAGCACGTGGTGGGGCCGATCAGCCGGGATTCGATCCTGGGGGAGACGGTCCGGGACACCTACGGGGACTATATCAAGGACCAGCAGGGAAGGGTCCGTTATTTCGAGCCGGCGGTGTTCATCATCCCCGAGATCTCCGAGGCAGAGGCGTACCTCCGGCTCTGGGCGCGCTATTCGGACCGGGACGGCGGCATTCTCAGCCGCTGCTGCTGTTTCCCCCCCTCCGTAACGACCGAAACCACCCTGGTCATGCTCAAACCCGGTAATTTCAAGGGGCCCAGCAGCGTCGCCGGCAACGTCATCGACATCATCTCGCGGACCGGCTTGAAGATCGTGGGGGCCAAGATCATCCAGATGAGCGTGGCCCAGGCCGAAAAGTTCTATCAACCGGTGGCCGAAGAACTCCCGGAGCGGATGGAAAACCGGGTCCTTTCCCCCCTCAAACACGCCCTGGCCGAGACCTTCGATTTCGAAATACCCGAAACGGACCTGATGAAGATGGTGAACATCCTTAAGAAGCTCATGGGCCGGGCAGAATTCGACCGTATCATCGAAACCATGTCCGGGGTCGATCCCCGCCGCGCCCGGGGCGCCGCCGCTCGGCGGGCGCCCGGACCGGAAAAATGCCTGGCTCTGCTCTACCGGGGGCCGAACGCGATTTCCAGTATCAGGGAAGTGCTGGGAGCGACCGATCCGACCAAGGCCCGCTGGGCTACGATCCGAAAGATGTACGCCCACAGCATCAACGAGAACGTCGCCCATGCCTCGGATTCGCGGGAAAATTTCGAACGCGAAATCGCGATCCTGGAGATACAGCGAAACGATTTCAAACGGATAATCTCCGAATTCTACCGGAAGAAATAA
- a CDS encoding DUF5679 domain-containing protein: MEGYCVKCKAKRPMAEAKEVTMKNGRSAMKGKCPTCGTGMYKILPKKK; this comes from the coding sequence ATGGAAGGTTATTGCGTTAAATGCAAGGCCAAAAGGCCCATGGCCGAGGCCAAAGAAGTCACCATGAAAAACGGCCGTTCCGCCATGAAGGGAAAATGCCCGACCTGCGGAACCGGCATGTACAAGATTCTTCCCAAGAAGAAGTGA
- the mnmA gene encoding tRNA 2-thiouridine(34) synthase MnmA: MIPPPGSSIGVALSGGKDSSLAAALLAEAGYRLTGYHLLLAPDPAGSIRETTEARVDDLCRRLRIPWKTLDFSGEFERLVVGPFLRDYQAGKTPNPCALCNLEFKAGRLLEAAVAAGAAALATGHYARLEYGERAVLKKNRSPERDESYFLGLLRQEQLKRLVFPLGTFSDARAASELKRLLPGFEPMPVSQEACFTAGGGLRAMVRRLIPDAARPGDIVDESGTVLGRHPGICFFTVGQRRGLGPDLAGRGPFYVTGIDASSNRLVVGSREELLAERMTVSEINWVSIPRPSAPLRVSVKIRNTHPAASAELVPREAGGGEVRFDRPQEAVTPGQLAVFYREDLVAGAGFIRRAGRE; this comes from the coding sequence ATGATCCCCCCCCCGGGCAGCAGCATCGGCGTGGCCCTGAGCGGAGGCAAGGATTCCAGTCTGGCGGCGGCCCTGCTGGCGGAGGCCGGTTACCGGCTCACGGGGTACCACCTCCTGCTCGCCCCCGACCCGGCCGGGTCCATCCGCGAAACGACGGAGGCCCGGGTGGACGACCTCTGCCGGCGCCTGCGGATACCCTGGAAAACCCTCGACTTCAGCGGCGAATTCGAGCGGCTGGTCGTGGGACCGTTCCTGCGGGACTACCAGGCCGGGAAAACCCCCAACCCCTGCGCTCTCTGCAACCTCGAATTCAAGGCCGGGCGCCTGCTGGAGGCCGCGGTCGCCGCCGGCGCCGCGGCCCTCGCCACCGGGCATTATGCCCGGCTGGAATACGGGGAACGGGCGGTATTGAAGAAAAACCGTTCTCCGGAACGCGACGAAAGCTATTTTCTGGGTCTCCTGCGCCAGGAGCAGCTGAAGCGCCTGGTCTTTCCCCTGGGCACGTTCAGCGACGCCCGGGCCGCGTCCGAATTGAAGCGGCTCCTGCCCGGATTCGAACCGATGCCGGTCAGTCAGGAAGCCTGCTTCACCGCCGGCGGCGGTTTGCGGGCGATGGTGCGGAGGCTGATCCCGGACGCCGCCCGTCCCGGAGATATCGTCGACGAAAGCGGGACCGTGCTCGGCCGCCATCCGGGAATATGCTTTTTTACCGTCGGCCAGAGAAGAGGATTGGGCCCCGACCTGGCGGGGCGGGGGCCGTTCTATGTCACCGGAATCGACGCCTCCTCCAACCGGCTCGTGGTGGGGAGCCGGGAGGAGCTGCTCGCCGAACGGATGACGGTTTCGGAGATCAATTGGGTCTCCATTCCCCGGCCGTCCGCACCCCTACGGGTGTCGGTCAAGATCCGCAACACCCACCCCGCGGCTTCGGCCGAACTCGTTCCGAGGGAGGCCGGGGGAGGGGAGGTCAGGTTCGACCGTCCCCAGGAAGCCGTAACTCCGGGCCAGCTGGCGGTGTTTTACCGGGAAGACCTGGTGGCGGGAGCCGGCTTCATCCGCCGCGCCGGCCGGGAATGA
- a CDS encoding type III pantothenate kinase translates to MRKASATATDRCRRGREDAAAPRLLTLDLGNTALTGAVWGTGARPLLRWSIETADPGFASSLSARLRQGAPIDRALLASVCPPREPPVVGAVRRELGLPCPKLTFRTDTGMRFGCRFPSRVGADRIANAVGVHTLYGAPALVVDFGTAVTVDAVGAGFEYLGGVIAPGLGISTAALFREAALLPEVRLRKPRRVLGRDTVSAIRSGVYWGTLGAVETLIGKLLRELGWGGETRLVATGGHARFILGEEPSLPFVVDPLLTLKGLRIILER, encoded by the coding sequence ATGAGGAAGGCGTCCGCCACCGCGACCGACCGTTGCCGCAGGGGGAGGGAGGACGCCGCCGCGCCGCGTCTGCTGACGCTCGATCTCGGCAACACCGCCCTGACCGGCGCGGTGTGGGGCACGGGGGCCCGGCCCCTTCTGCGGTGGTCGATCGAAACCGCCGACCCCGGTTTCGCGAGTTCCCTGTCCGCTCGTTTGCGGCAGGGCGCTCCGATCGATCGAGCGCTGTTGGCCTCGGTCTGCCCTCCCCGCGAACCCCCGGTAGTCGGGGCCGTGCGCAGGGAGTTGGGCCTCCCGTGTCCGAAGCTCACCTTCCGGACGGATACCGGGATGCGCTTCGGCTGCCGGTTCCCCTCGCGGGTGGGGGCCGACCGCATCGCCAACGCGGTCGGCGTCCACACCCTGTACGGCGCTCCCGCCCTCGTCGTCGACTTCGGCACCGCCGTCACCGTCGACGCGGTCGGCGCCGGCTTCGAATACCTGGGAGGCGTTATCGCCCCGGGCCTGGGGATCTCCACCGCCGCGCTCTTCCGGGAGGCGGCTCTTCTGCCCGAAGTGCGCCTGCGCAAGCCGCGCCGGGTGCTGGGAAGAGACACCGTCTCGGCGATCCGTTCGGGGGTCTACTGGGGTACCCTGGGAGCGGTCGAAACCCTGATCGGCAAGCTTCTGCGGGAACTGGGCTGGGGAGGGGAGACGCGGCTGGTGGCGACCGGGGGGCACGCCCGCTTCATCCTCGGGGAGGAGCCGTCGCTCCCCTTTGTCGTCGACCCGCTCCTCACCCTGAAAGGCCTCAGAATCATACTGGAGCGATGA